From one Arenicella chitinivorans genomic stretch:
- the mutT gene encoding 8-oxo-dGTP diphosphatase MutT, whose amino-acid sequence MQRIEVAVGVIMDDTGRLLVGQRVVEDHYFNKWEFPGGKIEAGESVSSALDREFREEVGISVTVSKPLIELEHDYPDRHVRLHVHLISQFSGEVTPLEGQALAWVNFDELEKLDFLAGNQPIIEALKARYGT is encoded by the coding sequence ATGCAAAGGATTGAAGTTGCCGTGGGCGTCATTATGGATGACACCGGTCGATTGCTAGTGGGACAGCGCGTAGTGGAGGATCACTATTTTAACAAATGGGAATTTCCCGGTGGGAAGATAGAAGCCGGCGAATCGGTTTCATCTGCCTTAGATCGTGAGTTTCGCGAAGAGGTTGGCATCTCAGTGACGGTATCCAAGCCATTAATCGAGCTGGAGCACGACTACCCTGATCGACATGTTCGCTTACACGTGCACTTAATTTCGCAGTTCAGTGGTGAAGTTACTCCCCTCGAAGGTCAAGCACTGGCTTGGGTGAACTTTGACGAATTAGAGAAACTGGACTTTCTCGCTGGTAATCAGCCGATAATTGAGGCACTTAAAGCCCGCTACGGTACCTGA
- the coaE gene encoding dephospho-CoA kinase (Dephospho-CoA kinase (CoaE) performs the final step in coenzyme A biosynthesis.) yields MSFIVGLTGGIGCGKTVISDYLGGLGVPVIDTDVIAREVVRPGQPALEELVKEFGAQILLHNGELNRDKLRGIAFSSQRNKQKLDGITHPAIRRECEQQIKQIDSAYGLVVVPLLTASSPFLKLMQRVLVVTAERKLRIQRVQTRSSLTREQVEAIMATQISDEQRLEFADDVIANNGTIQEAQRAAQRLHETYLNLAQGQ; encoded by the coding sequence ATGAGTTTTATAGTAGGGCTAACTGGCGGTATCGGCTGCGGAAAAACAGTCATCTCGGACTATCTTGGCGGCCTTGGCGTGCCAGTCATCGACACCGACGTCATCGCACGTGAAGTTGTTCGCCCCGGACAACCTGCGCTCGAGGAACTGGTGAAAGAGTTCGGTGCGCAAATACTACTGCACAATGGCGAATTGAATCGCGACAAACTGCGGGGTATCGCTTTTTCATCGCAACGCAATAAACAAAAATTAGATGGCATCACACACCCAGCAATTCGTCGCGAGTGTGAGCAACAGATCAAGCAGATCGATAGCGCTTATGGATTGGTTGTTGTGCCCCTGCTCACTGCAAGTTCACCTTTCTTAAAACTCATGCAACGGGTATTGGTGGTGACCGCCGAACGAAAATTACGCATCCAGCGTGTGCAAACCCGTAGCAGCCTGACGCGTGAACAGGTAGAAGCCATCATGGCCACGCAAATTAGCGACGAACAACGCTTGGAGTTTGCCGATGACGTGATCGCCAACAACGGTACCATTCAGGAAGCGCAACGTGCCGCACAACGACTGCACGAAACCTATCTAAATCTAGCCCAAGGTCAATAG